In Balaenoptera musculus isolate JJ_BM4_2016_0621 chromosome 19, mBalMus1.pri.v3, whole genome shotgun sequence, one genomic interval encodes:
- the LOC118884601 gene encoding LOW QUALITY PROTEIN: free fatty acid receptor 3-like (The sequence of the model RefSeq protein was modified relative to this genomic sequence to represent the inferred CDS: inserted 1 base in 1 codon) → NSSRGSERRRRSLLIPSEAAGEKGTQAVVEFAVLFGVPLLITSYCCSRLVCVLGKGASQRRRKRLXGLAAAMLLNFLVCFGPYNVSHVVGYIQGESPKWRCYVLPLNTLNSCVDPLACYLSSSGFQADFQGLLGRLTGACGPWWQEGSVTPKSEGEGPPQELSNIEAR, encoded by the exons AATTCAAGTAGAGGATCAGAGAGAAGAAGACGCAGTCTGCTTATCCCatctgaggctgctggggagaAAGGCACGCAGGCAGTCGTGGAATTTGCGGTCCTTTTTGGGGTGCCCCTGCTCATCACCAGCTACTGCTGTAGCCGCCTGGTGTGCGTACTCGGTAAGGGAGCCAGCCAGCGCCGGCGGAAGAGGC GCGGGCTCGCGGCGGCCATGCTGCTCAACTTCCTCGTCTGCTTTGGGCCCTACAACGTGTCCCATGTTGTGGGCTACATCCAGGGTGAAAGCCCCAAGTGGAGATGTTACGTGCTGCCCCTCAACACCCTGAATTCCTGTGTCGACCCCCTTGCCTGCTATCTCTCATCATCTGGGTTCCAAGCTGACTTccaggggctgctggggaggCTGACTGGAGCCTGTGGCCCTTGGTGGCAGGAAGGCAGCGTGACACCGAAGAGTGAAGGAGAGGGGCCACCGCAGGAGCTGTCTAACATAGAGGCCAGGTAG
- the FFAR1 gene encoding free fatty acid receptor 1 → MWGPMDLPPQLSFALYMAAFALGFPLNALAIAGAVSHARLRLTPSLVYALHLGCSDLLLATSLPLKAAEALAGGAWPLPTSLCPAFALVHFAPLYAGAGFLAALSVGRYLGAAFPLGYQAARRPRYSWGVCVAIWALVLCHLGLVFGLEAPGGWLDNTTSSLGISKPVNGSPVCLEAWDPASAGPARFSLSLLLFFLPLIITAFCYAGCLRALARSGLSHRRKLKAAWVAGGALLTLLLCLGPYNASNVAGFLHPSIGGCWRKLGLITGAWSVVLNPLVTGYLGGGAGRGTARGAKTKGGPSQK, encoded by the coding sequence ATGTGGGGCCCCATGGACCTGCCCCCGCAGCTCTCCTTCGCCCTCTACATGGCCGCCTTCGCCCTGGGCTTCCCGCTCAACGCCCTGGCCATCGCAGGTGCCGTGTCCCACGCCCGGCTGCGCCTCACCCCCAGCCTGGTCTATGCCCTCCACCTGGGCTGCTCTGACCTCCTGCTGGCGACGTCTCTGCCCCTGAAGGCGGCGGAGGCCCTGGCCGGGGGAGCCTGGCCCCTGCCAacctcactctgtcctgccttcGCCCTGGTCCACTTCGCTCCTCTCTACGCGGGCGCCGGCTTCCTGGCCGCCCTGAGCGTCGGCCGCTACCTGGGAGCCGCCTTCCCCTTGGGCTACCAAGCTGCCCGGAGGCCGCGCTATTCCTGGGGCGTGTGTGTGGCCATATGGGCCCTTGTCCTCTGTCACCTGGGGCTGGTCTTCGGGTTGGAGGCTCCGGGAGGCTGGCTGGACAACACCACCAGCTCCCTGGGCATCAGCAAGCCAGTCAACGGCTCTCCAGTCTGCCTGGAGGCCTGGGACCCGGCCTCGGCGGGCCCCGCGCGCTTCAGCCTCTCGCTGCTGCTCTTTTTCCTGCCCCTGATCATCACGGCCTTCTGCTACGCGGGCTGCCTCCGGGCGCTGGCCCGCTCAGGCCTGAGCCACAGACGGAAGCTAAAGGCGGCCTGGGTGGCCGGCGGGGCTCTGCTCACGCTGCTGCTCTGCTTGGGACCCTACAATGCCTCCAACGTGGCTGGCTTCCTGCACCCCAGCATCGGAGGCTGCTGGCGGAAGCTGGGGCTCATTACAGGTGCGTGGAGCGTGGTGCTCAACCCACTGGTGACCGGCTACTTGGGAGGGGGCGCTGGCCGGGGGACAGCGCGTGGGGCAAAAACAAAAGGGGGGCCGTCCCAGAAGTAG
- the CD22 gene encoding B-cell receptor CD22 isoform X2, protein MHLLGPLLLLLEYLAFSDSTSWTFEHPKTLYAWDGACVWIPCRYSIVNRHSIDNLTVYHNYKYDNSTKSYSGTILYKNLKIRDFPPRQGRVRFLGNNRYNCTLLINPVKVNDSGQLGLRMTSKEDKWMEPIGLNISETAPPPRIELPPEIRELRDVTVTCLLNFACFEYQVHLQWSLEEPAVTSTCLSTKTVSTQSTLTFQPQWTHHGKNLTCQLWDPTEQQLLSEETVWLDVKHAPKLKIQVSPTEATVTEGESVTMTCQIVSSNPRHQGVSWLRDGAPLLGEETPTLTLPQVTRKMSGQYQCKAHNDVGSEKSEAVDLQVHYAPEPSSVQIFSSPAKEGNKVELTCISLANPPPTNYTWYYNGLKMPGKTDRTFQISEVLLRHAGEYSCLAENSLGPGEAGQGADLEVQYPPKEVITVIQNRTPIREGDSVILSCTYNSSNPRVTRYEWNHLGFQDRLLPAGLTIRKVAWDTGPVKCAACNQWCLWSPPVNLDVQYAPKDVSVQVTPHNEIRSGNPVLLQCDFLSSRPTDVRFFWKKNGILLEEGKKLSFDAISPEDAGTYHCLVNNSIGQNSSKAWVLQVLYAPRSLRVSISPKDRLVEGKKAVLTCESDANPPTSHYTWFDWNNRDLRHYDQMLRLDPVTLQHSGAYWCQGTNRLGRGRSPPTTLTVYYSSATISRRVALGVGLCLAIFLLATWGVKLQRNWKRTQRQQGLQEGSSGQSFFVRNVKARRIPQAEGPHSLGCYNPVMEDAVSYAALRFPRGETDAPRPGDAGTSETRGLSPNRDDTVTYSVVQKRQVGDYENVTPEVLEDEGIHYSELVRFGSGEPPLAQEGVEYVTLKH, encoded by the exons ATGCATCTCCTCGGTCCCTTGCTTCTGCTTCTCG AATACTTGGCTTTCTCTGACTCAACCTCCTGGACGTTTGAACATCCCAAGACCCTCTATGCCTGGGATGGAGCCTGCGTCTGGATTCCCTGCCGCTACAGTATCGTAAACAGGCACTCCATAGATAACCTGACTGTGTACCACAATTATAAGTACGACAACTCCACCAAGAGCTACAGTGGGACCATCCTCTATAAGAACCTAAAAATCAGGGATTTTCCTCCTCGTCAGGGAAGGGTACGATTCCTGGGAAACAACAGATACAACTGCACCCTCCTCATCAATCCCGTGAAAGTCAATGACAGCGGTCAGCTGGGGCTGAGGATGACGTCTAAGGAGGACAAATGGATGGAACCCATAGGCCTCAACATCTCTG AGACGGCTCCTCCACCCCGCATTGAGCTCCCTCCAGAAATCCGGGAGCTCCGTGATGTCACTGTCACCTGCTTGCTGAATTTCGCCTGCTTTGAGTACCAGGTTCATTTGCAGTGGTCCCTGGAGGAGCCTGCGGTCACCTCCACCTGCCTGTCCACCAAGACTGTCTCCACCCAGAGCACTCTCACGTTCCAGCCGCAGTGGACTCACCATGGCAAGAACCTGACCTGCCAGCTCTGGGACCCCACGGAGCAGCAGTTACTCTCTGAGGAAACGGTGTGGCTGGATGTGAAGC ACGCGCCAAAGTTGAAGATCCAGGTCAGTCCCACAGAAGCCACTGTAACGGAGGGAGAGTCTGTGACCATGACGTGCCAGATTGTCAGCAGCAACCCACGGCACCAGGGTGTGTCCTGGCTCAGGGACGGGGCCCCGCTGCTGGGGGAGGAGACGCCCACGCTCACTCTGCCCCAGGTGACCAGGAAGATGAGTGGGCAGTACCAGTGCAAGGCCCACAACGATGTGGGCTCAGAAAAGTCGGAAGCAGTGGACCTCCAAGTACACT ATGCTCCGGAACCTTCCAGCGTTCAGATCTTCTCCTCGCCAgctaaggaaggaaataaagtagAGCTGACTTGTATATCGCTGGCCAATCCTCCTCCAACAAATTACACCTGGTACTACAATGGGCTAAAAATGCCTGGAAAGACGGACAGGACCTTCCAGATCTCAGAGGTCCTCCTCAGGCACGCTGGGGAGTACTCCTGCTTGGCGGAAAATAGTCTTGGTCCTGGAGAAGCTGGCCAGGGGGCTGACTTGGAAGTCCAGT ATCCCCCCAAGGAGGTAATCACAGTGATTCAAAACCGCACACCGATTCGAGAAGGAGACAGCGTGATCCTGTCCTGTACCTACAATTCCAGTAATCCCCGAGTTACCCGATATGAATGGAATCACCTAGGCTTCCAGGACCGGCTATTACCTGCTGGGCTGACGATTCGAAAAGTTGCCTGGGACACAGGGCCAGTCAAATGCGCAGCCTGTAACCAGTGGTGTTTGTGGTCTCCCCCTGTCAACCTGGATGTCCAGT ATGCCCCCAAAGATGTCAGCGTCCAGGTCACTCCCCACAATGAGATTCGCTCTGGGAACCCGGTTCTCCTCCAATGTGACTTCTTAAGTAGCCGCCCCACGGATGTCCGCTTCTTCTGGAAGAAAAATGGAATCCttctggaggaaggaaagaaactgagcTTTGACGCCATCTCTCCAGAAGATGCTGGAACTTACCACTGCTTGGTCAACAATTCCATAGGACAGAACTCGTCTAAGGCCTGGGTTCTCCAAGTGCTGT ATGCACCCAGGAGCCTGCGTGTGTCCATCAGCCCGAAAGACAGACTGGTGGAGGGGAAGAAGGCAGTCCTGACGTGCGAGAGCGACGCcaaccctcccacctcccactacACATGGTTTGACTGGAATAACCGAGACCTCCGCCATTATGATCAGATGCTGAGATTGGACCCTGTGACGCTGCAGCACTCAGGCGCCTATTGGTGCCAGGGGACCAACAGGCTGGGCCGGGGCCGGTCGCCGCCCACCACCCTCACTGTCTACT ATAGCTCAGCCACCATCAGCAGGCGAGTGGCCTTGGGAGTGGGGCTCTGCCTGGCCATCTTCCTCCTGGCAACCTGGGGAGTCAAGCTTCAGCGGAA CTGGAAGAGGACTCAGAGACAGCAGGGGCTTCAGGAAGGTTCCAGCGGACAGAGCTTCTTTGTGAGGAATGTAAAG GCTCGAAGGATCCCCCAGGCTGAAGGCCCCCACTCCCTGGGGTGCTACAATCCAGTGATGGAAGATGCCGTCAGCTACGCTGCCTTGCGCTTTCCTCGTGGCGAGACTGATGCACCGAGACCTGG AGATGCAGGGACCTCAGAGACGCGGGGACTTTCCCCAAACAGGGACGACACAGTCACTTACTCTGTGGTGCAGAAGCGTCAAGTG GGCGACTATGAGAACGTGACTCCAGAGGTCCTAGAAGACGAGGGGATACATTACTCGGAGCTGGTCCGTTTTGGGTCTGGGGAGCCGCCGCTGGCCCAGGAAGGAGTGGAATACGTGACCCTCAAGCACTGA
- the CD22 gene encoding B-cell receptor CD22 isoform X1, producing MHLLGPLLLLLEYLAFSDSTSWTFEHPKTLYAWDGACVWIPCRYSIVNRHSIDNLTVYHNYKYDNSTKSYSGTILYKNLKIRDFPPRQGRVRFLGNNRYNCTLLINPVKVNDSGQLGLRMTSKEDKWMEPIGLNISETAPPPRIELPPEIRELRDVTVTCLLNFACFEYQVHLQWSLEEPAVTSTCLSTKTVSTQSTLTFQPQWTHHGKNLTCQLWDPTEQQLLSEETVWLDVKHAPKLKIQVSPTEATVTEGESVTMTCQIVSSNPRHQGVSWLRDGAPLLGEETPTLTLPQVTRKMSGQYQCKAHNDVGSEKSEAVDLQVHCEPAGSWGGARPGVSRGAFQAHGRGAPEASAHHHPQPPRPRPLLPDAPEPSSVQIFSSPAKEGNKVELTCISLANPPPTNYTWYYNGLKMPGKTDRTFQISEVLLRHAGEYSCLAENSLGPGEAGQGADLEVQYPPKEVITVIQNRTPIREGDSVILSCTYNSSNPRVTRYEWNHLGFQDRLLPAGLTIRKVAWDTGPVKCAACNQWCLWSPPVNLDVQYAPKDVSVQVTPHNEIRSGNPVLLQCDFLSSRPTDVRFFWKKNGILLEEGKKLSFDAISPEDAGTYHCLVNNSIGQNSSKAWVLQVLYAPRSLRVSISPKDRLVEGKKAVLTCESDANPPTSHYTWFDWNNRDLRHYDQMLRLDPVTLQHSGAYWCQGTNRLGRGRSPPTTLTVYYSSATISRRVALGVGLCLAIFLLATWGVKLQRNWKRTQRQQGLQEGSSGQSFFVRNVKARRIPQAEGPHSLGCYNPVMEDAVSYAALRFPRGETDAPRPGDAGTSETRGLSPNRDDTVTYSVVQKRQVGDYENVTPEVLEDEGIHYSELVRFGSGEPPLAQEGVEYVTLKH from the exons ATGCATCTCCTCGGTCCCTTGCTTCTGCTTCTCG AATACTTGGCTTTCTCTGACTCAACCTCCTGGACGTTTGAACATCCCAAGACCCTCTATGCCTGGGATGGAGCCTGCGTCTGGATTCCCTGCCGCTACAGTATCGTAAACAGGCACTCCATAGATAACCTGACTGTGTACCACAATTATAAGTACGACAACTCCACCAAGAGCTACAGTGGGACCATCCTCTATAAGAACCTAAAAATCAGGGATTTTCCTCCTCGTCAGGGAAGGGTACGATTCCTGGGAAACAACAGATACAACTGCACCCTCCTCATCAATCCCGTGAAAGTCAATGACAGCGGTCAGCTGGGGCTGAGGATGACGTCTAAGGAGGACAAATGGATGGAACCCATAGGCCTCAACATCTCTG AGACGGCTCCTCCACCCCGCATTGAGCTCCCTCCAGAAATCCGGGAGCTCCGTGATGTCACTGTCACCTGCTTGCTGAATTTCGCCTGCTTTGAGTACCAGGTTCATTTGCAGTGGTCCCTGGAGGAGCCTGCGGTCACCTCCACCTGCCTGTCCACCAAGACTGTCTCCACCCAGAGCACTCTCACGTTCCAGCCGCAGTGGACTCACCATGGCAAGAACCTGACCTGCCAGCTCTGGGACCCCACGGAGCAGCAGTTACTCTCTGAGGAAACGGTGTGGCTGGATGTGAAGC ACGCGCCAAAGTTGAAGATCCAGGTCAGTCCCACAGAAGCCACTGTAACGGAGGGAGAGTCTGTGACCATGACGTGCCAGATTGTCAGCAGCAACCCACGGCACCAGGGTGTGTCCTGGCTCAGGGACGGGGCCCCGCTGCTGGGGGAGGAGACGCCCACGCTCACTCTGCCCCAGGTGACCAGGAAGATGAGTGGGCAGTACCAGTGCAAGGCCCACAACGATGTGGGCTCAGAAAAGTCGGAAGCAGTGGACCTCCAAGTACACTGTGAGcctgctgggagctggggaggggccaggccGGGGGTCAGCAGGGGCGCCTTCCAGGCCCACGGGAGGGGAGCCCCGGAAGCCTctgctcaccaccacccccaacccccccggCCTCGGCCTCTTCTTCCAGATGCTCCGGAACCTTCCAGCGTTCAGATCTTCTCCTCGCCAgctaaggaaggaaataaagtagAGCTGACTTGTATATCGCTGGCCAATCCTCCTCCAACAAATTACACCTGGTACTACAATGGGCTAAAAATGCCTGGAAAGACGGACAGGACCTTCCAGATCTCAGAGGTCCTCCTCAGGCACGCTGGGGAGTACTCCTGCTTGGCGGAAAATAGTCTTGGTCCTGGAGAAGCTGGCCAGGGGGCTGACTTGGAAGTCCAGT ATCCCCCCAAGGAGGTAATCACAGTGATTCAAAACCGCACACCGATTCGAGAAGGAGACAGCGTGATCCTGTCCTGTACCTACAATTCCAGTAATCCCCGAGTTACCCGATATGAATGGAATCACCTAGGCTTCCAGGACCGGCTATTACCTGCTGGGCTGACGATTCGAAAAGTTGCCTGGGACACAGGGCCAGTCAAATGCGCAGCCTGTAACCAGTGGTGTTTGTGGTCTCCCCCTGTCAACCTGGATGTCCAGT ATGCCCCCAAAGATGTCAGCGTCCAGGTCACTCCCCACAATGAGATTCGCTCTGGGAACCCGGTTCTCCTCCAATGTGACTTCTTAAGTAGCCGCCCCACGGATGTCCGCTTCTTCTGGAAGAAAAATGGAATCCttctggaggaaggaaagaaactgagcTTTGACGCCATCTCTCCAGAAGATGCTGGAACTTACCACTGCTTGGTCAACAATTCCATAGGACAGAACTCGTCTAAGGCCTGGGTTCTCCAAGTGCTGT ATGCACCCAGGAGCCTGCGTGTGTCCATCAGCCCGAAAGACAGACTGGTGGAGGGGAAGAAGGCAGTCCTGACGTGCGAGAGCGACGCcaaccctcccacctcccactacACATGGTTTGACTGGAATAACCGAGACCTCCGCCATTATGATCAGATGCTGAGATTGGACCCTGTGACGCTGCAGCACTCAGGCGCCTATTGGTGCCAGGGGACCAACAGGCTGGGCCGGGGCCGGTCGCCGCCCACCACCCTCACTGTCTACT ATAGCTCAGCCACCATCAGCAGGCGAGTGGCCTTGGGAGTGGGGCTCTGCCTGGCCATCTTCCTCCTGGCAACCTGGGGAGTCAAGCTTCAGCGGAA CTGGAAGAGGACTCAGAGACAGCAGGGGCTTCAGGAAGGTTCCAGCGGACAGAGCTTCTTTGTGAGGAATGTAAAG GCTCGAAGGATCCCCCAGGCTGAAGGCCCCCACTCCCTGGGGTGCTACAATCCAGTGATGGAAGATGCCGTCAGCTACGCTGCCTTGCGCTTTCCTCGTGGCGAGACTGATGCACCGAGACCTGG AGATGCAGGGACCTCAGAGACGCGGGGACTTTCCCCAAACAGGGACGACACAGTCACTTACTCTGTGGTGCAGAAGCGTCAAGTG GGCGACTATGAGAACGTGACTCCAGAGGTCCTAGAAGACGAGGGGATACATTACTCGGAGCTGGTCCGTTTTGGGTCTGGGGAGCCGCCGCTGGCCCAGGAAGGAGTGGAATACGTGACCCTCAAGCACTGA